The bacterium genome includes the window ACAGGCCGCAGCAAATCGCGGCGAGAATCAGGAGAGTCCAGATGGAACGGAGAGACGGTCTATAGAGCATGGAAGATCTCTCCGCCCGTAAACAGAATGACCAGAATGCGAACCAGCGGCGCAGCGATCATCATGGTCGCGATGGTCTTCATGACACCCTGGCGCTCGAACCAGTTGGCGATCAATCCGGGGATGATGAAGCCGATGGCCTCCAGCCGAATATCCGCCGAGAGCTGCTCGTAGGCGATAATCTCACGGCTGATGTAGCCGAAGATGAAGCCGAGAAGAATGGCCATGACCAAGCGACGGCGTCCGTAGATGAACATGTATCGGGACGCGACGCGGATGGCCAGAAAGGTGATGAAGGATACGATCAGTGTGGCCAGGAGACGCATGGGTTCGTGTAGATGCAGCGCAATGTAGCCGGGAACGACAATGCCGCCGGCCGCTGCACCGAGAACCTCATGAAAAACGAGACTGATGAGCACACCCAGTCCGATGGTC containing:
- the pgsC gene encoding poly-gamma-glutamate biosynthesis protein PgsC, whose protein sequence is MIELTIGLGVLISLVFHEVLGAAAGGIVVPGYIALHLHEPMRLLATLIVSFITFLAIRVASRYMFIYGRRRLVMAILLGFIFGYISREIIAYEQLSADIRLEAIGFIIPGLIANWFERQGVMKTIATMMIAAPLVRILVILFTGGEIFHAL